From Varibaculum massiliense, a single genomic window includes:
- a CDS encoding alpha-1,4-glucan--maltose-1-phosphate maltosyltransferase — MAGDTPRSRKTRSTTNAAGQKGETSSATAASSKGKHVRSKATTAPKAAATPKAKTTSAAASKARAATSAPAKKTTRAKTAAPKATKSSVKADSSKPLNLISPAARLARIPVTEVEPVIEDGLWPVKAVENESFPVRATVFREGHDALGAEVVLLDPQGKETMRSRMYDVAPGLDRLEAWIKPTSVGDWSFRVDTFCDPYKTWTKEASIKVQANQDVEMEFELGARLFERAASGEAINNPTQEAPDTERAERLRKAAQAMRDQSRPPQERLSVGLHSSIRGIFRTHPLRDLLESSRTYPLRVDRERALYGSWYEIFPRSIGAYQDKEGHWHSGTLRTAAADLPRIASMGFDVAYLTPIHPIGTTFRKGRNNSLEATPDDPGSPYGIGSPEGGHDAIHPDLGNFDDFDYFVEKAKGLGLEVALDLALQCSPDHPWVKDHPEWFKHRPDGTIAYAENPPKKYQDIYPLIFDQDYRGLYNAVRDVIQKWIDHGVTIFRVDNPHTKPVQFWQEILAEFHQKHPEVLFLAEAFTRPAMMRTLAQVGFHQSYTYFAWRNTRKEIEEYFQEVSWESCSYMRPSFWPTTHDILTQVMVDGGMRAFKLRAVLAATGSPLWGIYSGYELVENVQRPGFEEQIDNEKYQFKPRDYSGKTPQEMMGLLTTLNGIRRRHPALQRLRNLKIHGTTHPGVVCFSRHLDAWESPTGEADTVIVVVNLNPHETAIGAIHLDLSALKLSGSSSSCFRVRDELDGKVYDWGAANYFELNPFERPAHIMSVESV, encoded by the coding sequence ATGGCCGGCGATACGCCTCGTTCCCGCAAAACTCGCTCAACTACTAACGCAGCTGGTCAGAAAGGTGAAACTTCCAGTGCGACCGCTGCTAGTTCGAAGGGGAAGCACGTGCGCTCGAAAGCAACAACCGCCCCCAAAGCGGCAGCGACTCCTAAAGCCAAAACCACCTCCGCTGCAGCTAGCAAAGCTAGAGCTGCCACCAGCGCGCCTGCTAAAAAGACTACTCGCGCAAAGACTGCTGCCCCCAAGGCTACTAAATCCTCTGTTAAAGCGGATTCTTCTAAGCCTCTAAACCTGATTTCTCCGGCGGCTCGCCTAGCCCGGATTCCGGTCACCGAAGTGGAACCGGTTATCGAGGACGGGCTTTGGCCAGTGAAGGCGGTCGAAAATGAATCTTTCCCGGTACGCGCCACCGTGTTCCGGGAAGGTCACGATGCTTTAGGAGCGGAAGTAGTACTGCTGGATCCGCAAGGCAAAGAAACCATGCGCTCCCGGATGTACGACGTTGCCCCCGGTTTGGACCGCTTGGAGGCCTGGATTAAGCCCACCAGTGTCGGGGATTGGAGCTTCAGAGTCGACACTTTCTGTGATCCCTATAAGACCTGGACTAAAGAAGCCTCTATCAAAGTGCAAGCTAACCAGGACGTAGAGATGGAGTTCGAGCTGGGGGCGCGACTTTTCGAACGCGCCGCTAGCGGGGAAGCTATCAACAATCCGACTCAAGAAGCCCCAGATACTGAACGCGCTGAACGCCTCCGTAAAGCCGCCCAGGCGATGCGGGATCAGTCGCGTCCGCCACAAGAACGTCTCTCGGTGGGACTCCATTCCTCGATTCGGGGAATTTTCCGCACCCACCCTCTGCGTGACCTGCTAGAATCTTCCCGCACCTATCCTTTGCGAGTCGACCGCGAACGCGCCCTCTATGGTTCTTGGTACGAAATCTTCCCCCGCTCTATCGGCGCCTATCAAGATAAGGAAGGCCATTGGCATTCCGGAACCCTGCGCACTGCGGCTGCAGATTTGCCCCGCATTGCCTCAATGGGCTTTGACGTCGCCTATTTAACCCCCATTCATCCGATTGGAACTACTTTCCGCAAGGGTCGCAATAACTCTTTGGAGGCAACCCCGGATGATCCCGGCTCTCCCTACGGTATTGGCAGCCCCGAGGGTGGTCACGATGCTATTCACCCTGATCTGGGCAATTTCGATGACTTTGATTATTTCGTAGAAAAAGCGAAAGGTCTGGGACTGGAGGTAGCGCTAGACTTGGCACTGCAATGCTCCCCCGATCACCCTTGGGTTAAGGATCATCCCGAATGGTTCAAGCATCGCCCAGATGGGACGATTGCTTATGCGGAGAATCCTCCCAAGAAGTATCAAGATATTTATCCGCTGATTTTTGATCAGGACTATCGCGGTCTCTATAACGCGGTGCGGGACGTGATTCAAAAGTGGATTGACCATGGAGTTACTATCTTCCGGGTGGATAATCCCCACACCAAGCCGGTGCAGTTCTGGCAAGAAATTTTGGCAGAGTTCCACCAAAAACATCCCGAAGTTTTGTTCCTCGCTGAGGCATTTACCCGCCCCGCGATGATGCGTACCTTGGCACAGGTGGGATTCCACCAGTCCTATACCTATTTTGCCTGGCGAAATACCCGTAAAGAGATTGAAGAATACTTCCAAGAGGTTTCCTGGGAGTCTTGCTCTTATATGCGTCCTTCTTTCTGGCCGACTACGCACGATATTTTGACCCAAGTCATGGTTGATGGAGGGATGCGCGCCTTTAAATTGCGGGCAGTTTTGGCTGCTACCGGATCTCCTCTCTGGGGAATTTATTCCGGATATGAGCTGGTAGAAAATGTGCAGCGCCCCGGTTTTGAAGAGCAGATCGATAACGAGAAATATCAGTTCAAGCCACGTGATTACTCCGGGAAGACTCCCCAAGAAATGATGGGCTTGCTGACCACTTTGAACGGGATTCGCCGCAGGCATCCGGCTTTACAGCGTCTGCGTAACCTGAAGATTCATGGAACTACCCATCCGGGAGTGGTTTGTTTCTCGCGGCACCTGGATGCTTGGGAATCTCCCACCGGAGAAGCTGACACCGTAATCGTGGTGGTAAACCTGAATCCCCATGAAACCGCGATTGGCGCTATCCATCTGGATTTATCGGCGCTCAAGCTCAGCGGCTCTTCCTCTTCTTGCTTTAGGGTGCGAGATGAGCTGGATGGGAAAGTCTACGATTGGGGGGCGGCTAACTATTTCGAGCTCAACCCCTTTGAGCGTCCTGCCCATATTATGTCCGTGGAATCCGTCTAA
- a CDS encoding SanA/YdcF family protein, translated as MRALRALIRLAITLVVIAVIIVAGTNVYVWQRTKDEIISLTEAKDKNAQVILVLGAGVNPNGTPSPMLAHRLQTALNLYQAGAAKKILISGDHGQVHYDEIKAMKSWLINHGVSAQAIYADHAGFSTYESAYRAEAIFSVQRAIVVTQPYHLPRALYDCQSRGIEVWGVGAAGNAYPGQTERNLREYLARTKDVIWVATEQKPTYLGPKISLDGPASATDG; from the coding sequence ATGCGCGCTCTGCGAGCTCTGATCCGGCTAGCGATTACCCTGGTGGTTATCGCCGTGATTATCGTGGCGGGAACCAATGTTTATGTATGGCAACGCACTAAGGACGAGATTATTTCTCTTACCGAGGCTAAAGATAAAAATGCCCAGGTAATCCTGGTTTTAGGGGCGGGGGTAAATCCGAATGGTACTCCCTCGCCGATGCTGGCTCACCGCCTGCAAACTGCCCTAAATCTGTATCAGGCGGGCGCGGCGAAGAAAATCTTGATTAGCGGCGATCATGGGCAGGTACATTACGACGAGATCAAGGCCATGAAAAGTTGGTTGATTAACCACGGAGTTTCTGCCCAGGCGATTTATGCTGATCACGCTGGTTTTTCCACCTACGAGTCGGCTTACCGCGCAGAGGCGATTTTTTCGGTGCAACGCGCGATTGTGGTCACGCAACCCTATCACCTGCCTCGCGCCCTCTACGATTGTCAAAGCCGCGGAATCGAAGTTTGGGGAGTAGGTGCTGCCGGTAACGCCTATCCGGGGCAAACCGAGCGTAACCTCCGCGAGTATCTGGCACGCACCAAGGATGTTATCTGGGTAGCCACCGAACAAAAACCCACCTATCTGGGTCCCAAGATTTCTTTAGATGGCCCCGCCTCGGCTACTGACGGCTAA
- the trpS gene encoding tryptophan--tRNA ligase: protein MSDSGERLENSTDAASLKRAELKSQEIEAAIDKDPSKFRVLSGDRPTGALHLGHYFGTIKNRVEIQKRGVETWILIADYQVITDREGTGPIRERVLNMLADYIACGLDPEKTTIFTHSSVPAENQLMLPFLSLVTEAELHRNPTVKAELVASERPMSALLLTYPVHQAADILFCKANLVPVGKDQLPHLEQARVISDRFERVYRRKSDLEHRVFPRPEGLLSGDGALILGLDGEKMSKSRGNTVELGMTGDETAKLIKRAKTDAERQITYDPENRPEVSNLLRLAGLASGQDPRTIAEEIGDQGAGKLKQVLTEALDAALSPIRARRTELLADPGYLWQVLERGNQRANEVADQTLAEVRQAMNMVY, encoded by the coding sequence ATGAGCGATAGCGGCGAGAGACTAGAAAATTCAACCGATGCGGCTTCTTTAAAGCGCGCGGAGCTGAAATCTCAAGAGATTGAGGCAGCGATCGATAAGGATCCTTCCAAGTTCCGGGTACTCTCCGGGGATCGCCCGACTGGCGCCCTGCACTTGGGACATTATTTTGGGACGATTAAGAATCGGGTAGAGATCCAAAAGCGCGGGGTGGAAACCTGGATTCTGATTGCTGACTATCAGGTGATTACGGATCGGGAGGGTACTGGCCCGATCCGCGAGCGCGTCCTAAATATGCTGGCTGACTATATTGCTTGCGGCCTGGATCCGGAAAAAACCACGATTTTCACTCACTCGTCAGTTCCGGCAGAAAATCAATTAATGTTGCCTTTCCTTTCGCTAGTTACCGAGGCGGAGCTACACCGCAACCCCACGGTGAAGGCAGAGCTGGTGGCTTCGGAGCGCCCCATGTCAGCGCTGCTGCTGACTTACCCGGTACATCAGGCGGCCGATATTTTGTTCTGTAAAGCTAATCTGGTGCCGGTGGGTAAAGATCAACTCCCCCACTTGGAGCAGGCGCGGGTGATTTCTGATCGCTTCGAGCGGGTTTACCGGCGCAAATCGGATTTAGAACACCGGGTGTTCCCCCGTCCGGAGGGGTTACTTTCGGGTGATGGCGCCCTGATTTTGGGCTTAGATGGTGAAAAAATGTCGAAATCGCGGGGTAACACTGTCGAATTGGGGATGACCGGCGATGAAACTGCGAAACTAATTAAACGCGCGAAGACGGATGCGGAGCGCCAGATTACTTATGATCCGGAGAATCGCCCCGAGGTTTCTAACCTGTTACGGCTGGCCGGCCTGGCTAGTGGGCAGGATCCGCGTACTATTGCCGAGGAAATCGGGGATCAAGGGGCTGGCAAACTAAAACAGGTGCTCACGGAGGCTTTGGATGCGGCTTTGTCCCCGATTAGGGCGCGGCGCACCGAACTATTAGCTGACCCCGGCTATTTGTGGCAGGTACTGGAACGCGGGAATCAACGCGCAAATGAAGTTGCTGACCAAACCCTGGCGGAAGTACGTCAGGCGATGAACATGGTTTACTAG